The region CATTGCCATTTTCTCTTTACGTTTCTTGATGTGTTTTGGCGTCTTGGTTTGTCTGTTTTCTCTCTTCTCTTCCTTAACAGCTTTCTTCCTTTCCTGTAATGATATATGaagacaaaataattatcaagaacTCCAGTAAAGGGACACTGTCATCATGATCAAACTAAATTACCGTAGACCTTTTCGCAGCTCAagtgctaactgttgaatgaggtgtaTGCTGGTCTAGCATGACTAGCATGGACCTCATTCCATGCATATTGCGCGCGTACCAAGTATTTGTGATAAGGTCCAcgtacttcttaccaagtaagtttttttgggTAATTAAGTTTtagagtatttaccaatctatgacccttcTTGTAACTGCTAAGGCActaaaataagctaagcaaaacagagatgaccagccaaaataccatgtcacatatacAGTTTGTGACTAGTATCCAGCTCATTGTTGCTCAGCAGGGATTTTGTAAGGATCTTCTGCCAAGCAGCTCTATTTTATAGGGCCCTGGATTGAGATGACATTGTGTAATATATTCTACCTTTTTAGAGTTGGGCGACTCATCTCGTGGTCGATGGTGAACTTTGGTGCCGCTCTGATCCTCCGCGGATTCTTCATCTTTCTCCATCATGTTGTCTTCTTCTTCACCTTCCGAGTCGATACGATCATCTAAAGGACTCTATCAAATAAAAATTTTCCAATTTCGTTAAAACAGAATATTGCATGTGTTTAAGGAAATGCTTTTCAAGGAGAATACTACTTGACACTTTGATGCACAAAAGAAACAATCATTTTTTACAAGTTCTCTCTCAAAAAGCAATTCTTATTTggtgcgttaaaggcagtggccatatggtaattactaaaaaataattttaatcataaaacctttcttgattatgagtaatggggagaggttgatagtataaaacattgtgagaaacggctccctctgaagttacgcagtttttgagaaagaagtaattttccacaaatttaaattcgaatttgaggttttgaaatcaagcatctaaaagcacacagctttgtgtgacaagggtgttttttctttcattgttatctcgcaacttcgacaaccaatggagctcaagttttcaagggtctgttattttatgcatatgtttagatacaccagttgagaagactggtctttgacaactaccaatagtgtccactgtctttaatggctCAGTTGTATTAAGAAGCATAAACATttgataagcacaacaaaatcaagcTTAGCAGAAACGGGGTTACCAGACAATATGCCATGAAGTTACGACTGTCAGTTCAATCTTTTAAAAGCTTTAACTCGATGACTAATATTAATGGATGTTCAACGTTCGAGGCAAAGTATTTTGGGaaatgaacagaaaaaaattaacttaCTTTTGTTGCATCACCTTGGTTCTCCAATCCAGTCAGTTTCTGGTAATAGatctggcaaaacaaaaataaacaaaggaagATGATGTTGACATACATTTAGATCTTCTTGTGTACATAAATAATTTACACATCAAACATTTGCTATGTTTCTTAATGGCAGTCTGTGCACTTGACAGAAACTCTAGTGTTGTGGGCACTTACCAACTTGGGCATGTGACGCCTAATCCTACATTGGAATCAAATCATTGCAAGCAATGGGTCAAGCACCCTAAATttatgcacataaaagaaccaagAAAATCTATCCTTGGAGATTAAGGGTCGCAGGCAATAAATCTATCCCAACCTCTATTCCAGACAACCTTGGCTTTTGAACACTACCCCATGTCAATCTTTTTGAGAGGGAAGATAAAACAACATTGTTTGGGCCTCTAGGAGGAAGAGCTTTGCTTGAGGAAATAAACCGAGGCTCTCTTTAATTTTCTTATTTGTTTCTCACCTCATCTGTCTGTCCTTCTTGAACCTTCAAGATGTCTTTCTCATAGTCATCTACATCATCAAGGTTACGAGGGATAAAGACTGCCTTGAATACCTGTCAATGAAAAGAGGCAACAGACATTAAGTGACAACAGCATCCTCAGGAGAAACTTCTAGGGAAAATGGAAAAGGGATGTTGCTAGACCAACTTTAATGGTGGGCTGTTAATCTAATTTTATCAAAGTCCGCCAAGGGCGAGCGGATCATAAAAATTGTTAATGTTTAATTAGACGCCATtaagtgcaagcttcaggcatgatgccaggtttccaaactgttcatgttCTGAAGCCATGCATAAGTGCATTGGCCTTTTTACtctgttctttctctgtgacatttaatgctccttatcattagctgtgtcttaGATCAATACACAAtggacaatttttttatttttcaaggggAAATTTGTGCTGAGCGGTaaagtgtattttgctcagagtgtaTTTTGGTAGGTCCGCACACCATGGCTACAAGTACAACACTGCTGAGAATGTTAGTTTTCTTACCTCCTCATCAATCTTCTCTTGCTCTGTTTGTTGCTGTTCAGATCTCTCCGATGCTATATTCATTGCCtataattaccaaaaataattacacaagaTTACAcaactgaagaagaaacaaattttacactggaaaAGTTATGGAGGTAGGTCAAATCTTGCAGCCGCTATGGGCCTTTGGGACAATCCACTTGTGGCTGCTATAGACCCAATGCATATGACGCCACattctcaaaaaggaggcacATCATTGGACACTAGCTGTTCTCCGTGCATAAAAACGTGCGCGTGACCTCAGCATACCTGTAGcgtttcgcgttatgcaagggaGAGCTATTGAATTCTTAGACAATATAGAACGCGCATCTGAACAATGCGcgtaattttgggtgtcaactctattttgtgcatatttgtatacgattttgacacccaaaatgacacccaggataggcacatgtgagtcACAGGAGTCTATTGTCTCTCAAGGGTAAAATTGATGTTGTAGACCTTACCCTCTCAAGATAATCGTCGATATTTTCATTGGTGATGTTGGGGTCTGttacaaaatcaaacatctctCGTACAGTCATCGTACACACTTCATTCTTCCGGAAATAGTCTGCaaagtttaaacaaacaattatacTTTAATCTTGCCttgaatttttatttaatcattAATTTGCAAAAGAAATCATCTTTGTTTTAATAGCAAATTTCCCACTAACTGAGAAACACACACATGGTCTGTGGTAGGGAAACAATAACAATTGATATTGATGTGAATTAAAAGAACCTGCAAAGCCATAAAACTTTTGCACTAGATGCAACTGAAAAATAAGACTCTGCCCCGAGagaatttaattattttaagtttgcatattaaagccattggaccctttcggttcagaaaaaaaaaaagttcacagatttacaaataacttacagggtttacagaaggcaatggtgaaagacttctcttgaaatattattccatgaaatgctttactttttgagaaaacagcaaaacaatataaattctcgttaacgagaattacggatttattttaaacacatgtcatgacacggcgaaacgcgcggaaacaagggtgggtttttccgttgttttctcccgactctgctgaccgattgagcctaaattttcacaggtttgttatttgatatagaagttgtggacAACACTgcttaccgaaagggtccaatggctttaaaatgtatTGTTGTAAAAGACAATGAAGGTACTAACTTATCTTCCTGAGttaaaatgaaatattaaaaCCATTGCAATTGAAATTTTTTCAGATGACATTTTCAGATCCACAGACCCTGTGCAATATACACCCTTGCCAACATAACAGCACTTGACTCGGTGGGCAGTATTATTAAGAATGTATCTGTGCACCATGCTACACAGGGAAGAGCTGTGATACAAGTAAGGCCCCTGTAGTATTTCAAAATCTCTTTCGAAATCTCCAAAAATCTCTTTCTccaaaatctcttttgagtgatgtTAGTTCTGAGAACTGTTACCTGTAATATTCGTGCAGTCTTTTCTCAGAAACTCCAGGGCATGGGGATGGTCATGTTCAACGGACTGAGACACATCAATCACATATAATTGACCATCACAGAAACTGCAGGCAGAAATGTTTCAGAACTGTTAAAGACATGGTATTGTATTTGTGAAACAAAACGAGTTCACTATTATAACTgaaatgtttgtttggtttgaagTCCATCTCAAGAAATACTGTATTTACTCACAGCATGTTGAACTCGCTGAGATCAGCGTGGACGAGGCGTGCATCTTGATACATCTGTCGTACCATCTGAATGCAATCCAAGTAAAGCTCCCTGGCTTTGCTCTCTGATATCGAGACATCCTTTAGCAATGGTGCCGGCCTAAATATAGAAAAACCAATGAAGAAATCATGATGAATCAAACACGCTTTACATGTTagttgtggttttctttttaccaatTCAAGATTAATTTTCCTAATCTTTTATTTAAATCAGTGGCCAAACCGCAGAGAGCACAACCTCCAGGACAGTAAAGTCTAGCACCAGCATAGAGCCACACGGGAAAGTAAGTAAGTAAACAACGAATTATTCAAGAAGTGCCTAAGGCACTTTTTGGATACTTACCATCCATCTGTTCCTATGAAGTCCATAACAAGAACATGTCCACGCAGCAAGTGTGGCTCAGGACACTGAATCCCAGCAGAATGGATTCTggtaattgaacaaaaaaaatctggtgttaccgcaaaccgaaaATACATAATACCAAGTCGAGCTTAAATATTAAGTTAATGAATGGGTAAATATATGACAGAAGTTCTTTACCTTATAAGATTTCTCATTTCTTTCTCTGCCCATGTTCTCACCATCTTACGAGGGTTTCGCTTGCAGTAACCATGACGAAATCtataatacacacacaaaatattaatgaataCATTTGCACACAGACACAAATCTGGAGACTGCAACAAAACTAGTTTTTGCGCCGTAACAGTACACAAAATCCGTGAATGACATTTCTTTTTAACTTACCGAAATTCTCCGGCAACATATTTGTCTCTGTCTTTGAATGTCAAAATTGATGTCTTGTAAATCTATAATTGAAATAGAAAGTTTCATCAATTTTAAATTGTGAGCAAGATTTCAACACAGATTTCATTAACTTTGTATATTAACTATTACAATTTGGTACAACAAAAGCCAGGCCTCTCTATGACGTTGTGCAGGCTTTCTGTGCAGATCAAGCAAGGAACAAGGATCAAGCAAGGTTTACAGTTTGAACAAGTGTATTAATGACCCTTTAAACTTGGCCACGGAGCTAGAATTCTTGATAGAGTGTGGAATGGAGTTCAACATCCTAGAGCCTTTAATTGAAAATGCTCCGTCTCCTGATTTTCAGATGGTTTGGGAAATGTAAAGGTTACCTTGGCAACGCAAGTTGCCCTTTTGTTGCCCTGGTTTCGAATGAGTTGGAAATGTACATGGGAGACATACCAGAAACacatttgtacatgtttaaGCTGTTTTCTATACTATTCATTTCTCTACGGGGAACATAAAAATCATGACTTCAGTACCTTAATAGCTCGATGGAGACCCGTTTTGGTTGTGGCATGGTAGACATTGGCTTCCTTCCCTGTGCTAATACAGCCATTTATTTCACTTATGAAGTTACGACTCAAGAGCTTGAAAATAATCATCCTCGTCCGCGGATCTAGTACctagaaaaataataaattcaatAGAGTTCTTTATTTGGGTCTTTCTGGTAAAGAAACAATAGAAGTACTGTAAccactaaaggcagtggacactattggtagttactcaaaataattattagcataaaacctttcttggtgacgagtaatgaggagaggttgatagtataaaacattgtgagaaacggctccctctgaagtgctgtagttctcgagaaagaagtcattttcaaggaatttgatttcgagacctcagatttagaacttgaggtctcaaaatcaaccatcttaacgcacacaacttcgtgtgactagggtgttttcttttttcattattatctcgcaactttgatgaccgattgagctcaaattttcacaggttagttattttatgcatatgttgagatacaccaactgtgaaggctagtctttgacaattaccaacagtgtcaaaTGCATATATGAGGAAGAACCAATCCACATTCTTGGCATGGGTAGAGGTTGCATTCGAACTTTGGACCATAGAAGTAAAAAGTAGCGAAGCTGGTTTCAAGGACAGTTCTTTGATGATTTGGTGACGAGCACAATGTACAAACCGTCATGATTTCATTAAATCATGGAGAATacaccaggcatgcaactgcagtTTGTCCACACAAGAGGAAAGTGCCCTGCATTTTCAATAGCTTAGAGGCAATCAGCTGACCCAGTAAAAACAtgcattaatttaaaaaatattagttATAAGACgcgcttttaaaggaacacgttgcctttgatcggacgagttggtctataaaaagtgtttgaagtcgtttattatgaaatgcatatggttagaaagatgttttaaaagtagaatataatgatccacacaagtatcactcaaaattgcacggttttcattttacgtcacgaactagcacggtcggccatttaagcgagtcaaaaatttgactcccataaatggccgaccgtgttagtcgacgaggtaaaaagaaaaccgtgcaattttgagtgatacttgtgttgatcattatattctacttttacaacatcgttctaaccatatcgatttgataacaaacggttaccagaacgcttttcaaagaccaactcgaccgatccaaggcaatgtgttcctttaaacagttCATAAAGGATCCAACAATTCCAAAaagaacagtttttttttgttcaacacaaATCAGTGAAAGGTTAGACAGAGTTATAATCATTTATATATCAGAACTTACTTGTTCCATCGTAGCTCTGTCTGCCTTATCCTTTACACGAACTCTGTAGGTCAAACATATCAAAAATCAGATTAAAATAGGAAATCTGTAAATCTCACTTATCAAACCTCCATCTATGGTTTTCCTGTCCAAATCACTGCAGTGATAGGTCAGTTcccttatgaatattcattacctGTCAGACTCTGATTTCTTATTGGTGCGGTTCATCTGATTTGTAGCACTGTCCGGTAGCCCTCGAGGACCCTCGTATTTCTCTATCGTTATCTTGTTGGCAAATTTCGTCAAAGACTTCTCTTGGGGCTGTTTAAAAATTGTAGAGAGATAAATGTGATTGAAAGAGGAGCATTGtcatttgtgtttttggttttattgaCATAATATAGAAGTTACAAATTACGAATCAATGTgtgatgaagaggttttcaactagtggtttagtcccaacgaggcctggttcttgataattttaccgagacgaagtcgaggcaaattatcaaaaaccaggccTCGTGGCACAATTGTCtcggctgttgctctcgaccaataggaatgaagaaactgtcttatgagcacaggtgcaaactcgcgcGTCACGctcatgtttcaacactttttactggtcataaacaaaggtttatacacacccacgtgatgcgaaactgtctgaggtatttatgaatgtttgttaaaaaaagttgAGAATGTTAAAAAGTTTACATACCTGGTAGTTcgattgtttttttcccttctgaCTTTTTGCTTGGGATGCATTTGGTTGCTAAACAATATAAgtcaacagaaacaaaacaaataagttttgaAGGAAGGGTTTTGCTAGaacttaataaaaatgaatggcGGGGCAAAGCAAAAGGTGAAGATGGCGAGAGAATTCAGGTGGTAAACATGGCAACAAAGTGGAATCTGATAATAACTAGTTCATATAGTGCTCCTATATGGATAACAGCATCAATGCGCTTAACATATTATTATGGTTCTGGACATTGGGGCTTAGCTActggggagtaaacagcccGGCTGCAGTGGCACTTCagaggctttttcaaacacagtatcaacctctacccttgcaggtacccatttataaccCTGGTAAATAGATGATGAAGAGGCCTTGCTgcgggagaaaataacattgTTTCTGGTTTTATGTTAATGAACAAAATCTCACCTGTGAGGAGTTTGAACGAGATGCGTTGAatctttttgtgaaatctgtaaaagtaaataaaaattaatgtttatgaTATTTTTATCTTCCAGTTCAAACAAGGTTAGGAAGGAGAAAAGCAATACTATTAAATCTAACAAATTAATAcaacttcaaattaaaacagcAGTGTTTTGTAATAACACACAGAATCTtactatattatgttatttTCTACTAAAACTGCAAGATTTTTGACAGCATTTTGTTCCTATTTTGATCCCAACCTGTTGTTTGCTCCTCCCAGGCCCATAGCTCATCGTCACTTTCTTCATCGAATTCCTCTTCATCTTTCTCTGTCATCATCTGTGCAACTGAAAATACAagaccaagtagggttttaaaTACAAGCAAATCTCCAGTAAACCACAGAATTAAGATAAAATATGCTTCAATCATAACAAAATATGTTTCTTTGTCTTCTCAAGGTTGCTATGACAAGTATAAGACTTTGTGATTATTCTTATTTAATTCTAGAATTTCACCGTCCAGATTTCCTTTACACTTACTTTTATCTTCAATGGTCCTGCCCTTCTCGATTTCTTGTGGACTTAGAACACTAGTTTTATTCTTTGAAGACTCCCTTTAGGCAGGAAAATACGaaacaaaattactaaaaaACATACATAGTAATAGCCTTGGGTTTTACTTTTTGTCAGCTCCAACAAAGCTACACTAACATTGACAAAACAGGTTTCTTGTTGTTGGTACCACAATACAAAAGCATTGTGACTTACCAAGTTGCATTGTATAACTTGTTCAGTGTTCATCTACACATGTAGATAAATAAGTTCCTAATACttatgaaacgtttctcaatcTGAAAGAGAAAGCGCTTTTCACAAGGATGCACAACTCTTACATGTATATTCGTGACCCAAACACAAACGCGATAGCAGCTTATTCTGAACATTCATTGGATATGAAATTATTGTTATATTGTTTTGATAATCTTGAGCATGGAGGTAAAGTGTACTTTTCTACTAAACTAACATTCTGCATTCAGATATCCTGGTTTTGAAACCTTCATACTCAGTTGCAGTTTGTTCAGAACAGCTCTGGCTCCATGGTTGAGCCAAACTAGTAATAACACTTGCAACCAATGACTGAAACTCAAATATGTCTGTGGTCAAAGTCAGGTTGCCAGGATCCCAAACTTCATTACGTAATACTAATATTACCATCAAAAGACTACCTAGTACAAGccttgaactttgaactttgcaaaagaCTACCTAGTACAAGccttgaactttgaactttgcaaaagaCTACCTAGTACAAGCCTTGtactttgaactttgaactttgctcttgaaggggtgcAGCAATTTTGatctggtaaggggcacctcAATTAACAAAATGTCAATCTGTTACGGCAATTGCCTTGCGTACAACTATACAGtctacaacacaaaacaaaactatgatTCCAAGACACTTTGAACACCTAAAAGCTGTGTAGCCACAAACAAATGTAGTCATGAAAACCTAACTGCTATCTAAACCTTGATCACCCCAAGAACCACTTACTGCCAGACAGCGCTATCACTCCTGAACATGGGGTGATAGCACTGTTTATAACACAAATATTCTGCCAGCTCATTGGCTTAGAGCgggtcacatgacatgtcttagttttgctagacgacggtcgtgtgatagtgcatcgctttgccgtgcgctagtccgaagactatcacatgGCGTGCAGTACCAAGACGTCCGTTGCGCGTACAAGGATGataaaattaatagtctgtaaccatttcagattgcacgacactacatgcagcacagtaaaaagttttgcaatctgtattcgcgtcgtacgtggattgtagcattcaggtctgtaacttaataatacagtagtttagaaatgtttggggtgttataaaacaaatattgactgcttttactcgtgcaacggttaaaactatgactccctcggtgattcCCGGTgatcgcctcgggaaaatagaacgctccggggatcacctcgggagttatagttttaaccatatcactcgaagcagtcaatatttgtatactagcaGTGACAATGTTTTTCATGATTAAGTGTATATTCGTGACTACACAACTGGAGAGCTTGAAACCAACACAGCATACTgaattctcaaaaagtaaacagCAACATCAATATTTTCTTACATCTTGAGAATGCTTGAGACTTCATCCACCACATCTGCATCATCAAACTGCCCTGATGGAACAGCCTGATCTACAGATGATACTCCTCCCCCATCTTTATCATGTTCTACTCGTTGAGCCATTCCTTGAAACCGCTGTATGAGATGTCTTCCGTCTGCTGAGTAATGAATAGCTTTGTAACCGAGTCAATCAATCAACCTGGAGTGGACGAATCATGGGAAGTAGGTGTGAAAGTTGTGGGCCTTGAATCGTGGACTTGAAACTATAAatgaacaaatcaaaacaatatcTAATTCCTTCATCCAAACCGATACCAAACCTAAGAAAAAATACATGCACTTTCTCAATTAATCTTAGTAATTCAAGAAGCATGGTTGAAGTAAACATGTCTTTTAAATTAAACATGTTACAAAGGGGGAGTGGTGAACAACTTGCACTCGCCCCCTGGCCCtcacacaaacaaacagcacAAACATGGCGGAGTTCCATGTCACTGCGAGTCAAAACCGGCCCAGTTTGGTTTTGACattgtttacaaactgttttttttttatttattaattttagaaTCAATATAAAGTAAACCAATCAATAATTATGTAAACAACATCCAGTCCACAGCTATTCATCCCAACACTAACAGTCAACACACTACTGACTGATGCACTCAGCAGTTCCAttaattttttgacaaaaattaccAATGACAGTCACACCATGATCTGGATCACCATGTCACTGGTGGAGCCATGGTCACCCCACCAtggtcatggaggtagaattctacctcaaTCCAtggtcacacaca is a window of Asterias rubens chromosome 21, eAstRub1.3, whole genome shotgun sequence DNA encoding:
- the LOC117304862 gene encoding serine/threonine-protein kinase RIO1-like, with translation MAQRVEHDKDGGGVSSVDQAVPSGQFDDADVVDEVSSILKMESSKNKTSVLSPQEIEKGRTIEDKIAQMMTEKDEEEFDEESDDELWAWEEQTTDFTKRFNASRSNSSQQPNASQAKSQKGKKQSNYQPQEKSLTKFANKITIEKYEGPRGLPDSATNQMNRTNKKSESDRVRVKDKADRATMEQVLDPRTRMIIFKLLSRNFISEINGCISTGKEANVYHATTKTGLHRAIKIYKTSILTFKDRDKYVAGEFRFRHGYCKRNPRKMVRTWAEKEMRNLIRIHSAGIQCPEPHLLRGHVLVMDFIGTDGWPAPLLKDVSISESKARELYLDCIQMVRQMYQDARLVHADLSEFNMLFCDGQLYVIDVSQSVEHDHPHALEFLRKDCTNITDYFRKNEVCTMTVREMFDFVTDPNITNENIDDYLERAMNIASERSEQQQTEQEKIDEEVFKAVFIPRNLDDVDDYEKDILKVQEGQTDEIYYQKLTGLENQGDATKSPLDDRIDSEGEEEDNMMEKDEESAEDQSGTKVHHRPRDESPNSKKERKKAVKEEKRENRQTKTPKHIKKRKEKMAMMRKGVHK